The following proteins are encoded in a genomic region of Abyssisolibacter fermentans:
- a CDS encoding zinc dependent phospholipase C family protein: MATWITHLRVAEKLLKEFDFNKKEFLIGNIAPDSGVPNEDYTEFDPPTAITHFRNGGQIKAEEFYEKYVCRTNISKKELDFCIGYYVHLLTDKLWSKLHNQKKKQIIEYEEQLNNDPKFIWKVKEDWYGLDFIYLKEHDGNVFDEFMKLSLEKEYLDYFPKGAINKKVKYIQDYYSMNDEADIYTGKYLKKEEMNRFVDDTSVEIRNTLNKNL; this comes from the coding sequence ATGGCTACGTGGATTACTCATTTGCGAGTGGCTGAAAAACTTTTAAAAGAGTTTGATTTTAATAAAAAAGAATTTCTAATTGGTAATATTGCACCAGATTCAGGTGTGCCTAATGAGGATTATACTGAATTTGATCCACCTACAGCAATAACACATTTTAGAAATGGTGGACAAATCAAAGCAGAAGAATTTTATGAAAAATATGTATGTAGAACAAATATTAGTAAAAAAGAGTTGGATTTTTGCATAGGGTATTATGTGCATTTGTTGACAGATAAATTGTGGTCGAAGTTACATAATCAAAAAAAGAAACAAATTATAGAATATGAGGAGCAGTTAAATAATGATCCAAAATTCATATGGAAAGTAAAAGAAGATTGGTATGGACTAGATTTTATTTATCTAAAAGAACATGATGGTAATGTATTTGACGAGTTTATGAAATTGAGTTTGGAAAAAGAATATCTAGATTATTTTCCAAAAGGAGCGATTAATAAAAAAGTAAAATATATACAGGATTATTATTCAATGAATGACGAGGCTGATATTTACACGGGTAAATATTTAAAAAAAGAAGAAATGAATAGATTTGTTGATGATACAAGTGTTGAAATAAGAAATACATTAAATAAAAATCTATAA
- a CDS encoding CD3324 family protein yields MNYKNGKDILPNELLMELQRYIQGEIIYIPKQKNKHAAWGENNGTRKALKVRNKEIYKLYKSGQRINEIMKMYNLSEASIRKIIVNEK; encoded by the coding sequence TTGAATTATAAGAATGGTAAAGATATTTTGCCAAATGAGTTGCTAATGGAACTTCAAAGATATATACAAGGTGAAATAATTTATATACCAAAACAAAAAAATAAACATGCGGCTTGGGGTGAAAATAATGGCACTCGTAAAGCTTTAAAAGTAAGGAATAAAGAAATATATAAGTTATATAAATCTGGACAAAGAATTAATGAAATTATGAAGATGTATAATTTATCTGAAGCTAGTATAAGAAAGATAATAGTTAATGAAAAATAA
- a CDS encoding endonuclease MutS2, with protein MNTNTFEKLEYNELLERLKEYCVSGLGKTLVDKLKPFTSLEAVKKRLRETTEAKKILFSVNHVPFDGINDINAVISKLSKFELLTSQELMMISDFLRGCRRLKKFMSDQEFYAPILSEYSWSLTEYRDIEDEINSMIKNSKIASDATKELSRIRRKIDILEDKIKRKLDDFITSSKNKSYMQEFFVSKRGDKYVVPIIASYKNKVEGNIIDYSTKGTTVYIEPKIIAKLNHELADLRLSEQQEEYQILAYLTGLVQENAKGICINAELIAQYDLIFAKAKYSEKINGIEPKINANGYINIIEGEHFLLGEKCVPLNIHVGKNYRTLVITGPNAGGKTVALKTVGILTLAVQMGLHVKAQKGTELSIFKNIFVDIGDNQSIKNALSTFSSHMKNIADIINKADKNTLILFDELGVGTEPNEGANLAIAILEELYYMGCITVVTTHYADIKEYATKHFDFENAHMKFDTETLQPLYELIIGKGGESNALWISRKMGLKETVIKRAQKYISTKEYNFKPIKQNKLIVDENLQEDSKEEIELRIGDRVKILGTDERAIVFKEVDKYNNIEIMVGSEFREINIKRVTLEVKRENLYPEGYDLNSLFVKYKDRKLEKDIKRGSKKALKNIQKELKKKKITT; from the coding sequence TTGAATACAAATACATTTGAAAAATTAGAATATAATGAATTATTAGAAAGATTAAAAGAATATTGTGTAAGTGGTTTAGGTAAAACACTAGTTGATAAATTAAAACCATTTACAAGCTTAGAAGCTGTAAAAAAACGACTAAGAGAAACAACAGAAGCTAAAAAAATCTTATTTAGTGTAAATCATGTACCATTTGATGGGATAAATGATATAAATGCTGTAATAAGTAAACTCAGCAAGTTTGAATTATTAACATCACAAGAGTTAATGATGATATCAGATTTTTTGAGAGGATGTAGAAGATTAAAAAAATTCATGTCAGATCAAGAGTTCTATGCTCCAATTTTAAGTGAATATTCATGGTCATTAACAGAATATAGAGACATAGAAGATGAAATTAATAGTATGATCAAAAACAGTAAAATTGCTTCTGATGCTACAAAAGAACTGTCTAGGATTAGAAGAAAAATTGATATTCTTGAAGATAAAATAAAAAGAAAATTAGATGATTTTATCACGTCCTCAAAGAATAAAAGTTATATGCAAGAGTTTTTTGTTAGTAAAAGAGGAGATAAATATGTAGTACCTATAATAGCATCTTATAAGAATAAGGTAGAAGGTAATATTATAGATTATTCTACAAAAGGTACAACTGTCTATATAGAGCCAAAAATAATTGCTAAATTAAATCATGAATTAGCTGATTTAAGGTTAAGTGAGCAGCAAGAAGAATATCAAATATTAGCGTATTTAACAGGATTAGTCCAGGAAAATGCAAAAGGTATATGTATAAATGCAGAATTAATAGCCCAATATGACTTGATATTTGCTAAAGCTAAATACAGCGAAAAAATTAATGGGATAGAACCCAAAATAAATGCAAATGGATATATAAATATAATAGAAGGAGAACATTTTCTATTAGGTGAAAAATGCGTTCCTTTAAATATACATGTAGGAAAAAACTACAGAACTTTAGTAATTACAGGACCTAATGCAGGCGGGAAGACTGTTGCTTTAAAAACTGTAGGTATATTAACTTTGGCAGTGCAGATGGGTCTCCATGTAAAAGCCCAAAAAGGTACTGAATTATCGATATTTAAGAATATCTTTGTGGACATAGGAGATAATCAGAGCATAAAAAATGCCCTTAGTACATTTTCATCTCACATGAAAAACATAGCAGACATAATAAATAAAGCAGATAAAAATACATTAATACTTTTTGATGAGCTAGGTGTTGGGACTGAACCTAATGAAGGAGCTAATTTAGCAATTGCAATTTTAGAAGAATTATATTACATGGGCTGTATAACTGTAGTTACAACGCATTATGCAGATATAAAAGAATATGCAACTAAACATTTTGATTTTGAAAATGCACATATGAAATTTGATACTGAGACTTTACAGCCACTTTATGAACTAATAATAGGAAAAGGCGGAGAAAGCAATGCTTTGTGGATTTCGAGAAAAATGGGACTAAAAGAAACAGTTATAAAAAGAGCACAAAAATATATATCAACCAAAGAATACAATTTTAAACCGATAAAACAAAATAAGCTTATAGTTGATGAAAATTTACAGGAAGATAGTAAAGAAGAGATTGAATTGAGAATTGGAGACAGAGTCAAGATTTTAGGTACTGATGAAAGGGCAATTGTATTCAAAGAAGTAGATAAATATAATAATATAGAAATAATGGTTGGTAGTGAATTTAGAGAAATAAATATTAAAAGAGTGACATTAGAAGTCAAACGTGAAAATTTGTATCCTGAAGGTTATGATTTAAATAGTTTATTTGTTAAATACAAAGACAGAAAATTGGAAAAAGATATAAAACGAGGCTCTAAAAAGGCATTGAAAAATATACAAAAAGAACTTAAAAAGAAAAAAATTACAACATGA
- a CDS encoding DUF2785 domain-containing protein, with translation MLREKLKKILNNDKLPQNINNYDFALELMDNIGSTDPELRDDLVLTVLWKMILNYDSLKTNELKALLDVCISENHLYKNIGQAGDDVFNRTFTMLMIAVIICYDNEKKEILSQEEFNYIFDSTIKYAKNEKDVRGYIDKKGWAHSTAHTADAFVELVLSRYITKEMALEILTIIKDKICIDNYTYINEEDERLIIAVITIVEKNLVDEKDIINWIKSFKDINIPDKYPEKGHLLVNRKNFLRSLYFRMVKKQMNEKYINIVFSIINETDSYAN, from the coding sequence ATGTTAAGAGAAAAGCTTAAAAAAATATTAAACAACGATAAATTGCCACAAAATATCAACAATTATGATTTTGCTCTAGAATTAATGGATAATATAGGATCTACAGATCCAGAATTAAGAGATGATTTAGTACTTACGGTTTTATGGAAAATGATTTTAAATTATGATTCATTAAAAACGAATGAATTAAAAGCATTATTAGATGTTTGCATAAGTGAAAATCACTTGTACAAAAACATAGGACAAGCTGGAGATGATGTATTTAATAGAACATTTACAATGTTAATGATAGCAGTTATAATATGTTATGATAATGAAAAAAAAGAAATATTATCTCAAGAAGAGTTTAATTATATATTCGATTCTACCATAAAATATGCAAAAAACGAAAAAGATGTAAGAGGATATATCGATAAAAAAGGATGGGCACATTCAACAGCTCATACAGCTGATGCATTTGTTGAATTAGTACTATCAAGATATATAACAAAAGAGATGGCATTAGAAATTTTAACAATAATAAAAGATAAAATTTGCATTGACAACTATACATACATAAATGAAGAAGATGAAAGACTAATTATAGCGGTAATAACTATAGTAGAAAAAAATTTAGTTGATGAAAAGGATATAATTAATTGGATAAAATCTTTTAAAGATATCAATATACCTGATAAATATCCTGAAAAAGGTCATCTACTTGTAAATAGAAAGAATTTTTTAAGAAGTTTATATTTTAGAATGGTAAAAAAACAAATGAATGAGAAATACATAAATATAGTATTTAGTATTATTAATGAAACGGATAGTTATGCTAATTAA
- a CDS encoding alpha/beta hydrolase family protein: MTNIKLDDLVKYKFLSKVKFSPNGEYACFVVHDSNLENNNYQSYLWLYKIKDKKYYQLTTFGKESDFIWSFDSNQIIFSSLRDKDDEKKQEEGENFTQFYTINIHGGEAKKAFSIPKNVDEIALIDEESYIFSSSMNVNQKELYHLDEESKKKELKQRKEDKDYEILDEIPYWGNGLGYTNKIRTGLYLYNVNTKRIQQLSDKYMNVEYFELNKDKDKVIFIAEEFKDKMRFINKIYLYDINSSKLEEIPAHDDFSYNYVGFFNKNELICNGSDMKAYGLNENGKFYLIDINTNKADCITPDFDYSLWNSVNSDCRFGNSVELKVINEELYFIVTKRDSSYLNKLDRNGNITTLTKLNGSIDNYDVYNDKILFIGLRGLKLQELYELNGDDEKPITNFNGWVQSEKTVASIEKLVVETDEGVLIDGWVMKPVDFKVDKKYPAILDIHGGPKTAYGEVFVHEMQYWANSGYFVFFCNPRGSDGRGNEFADIRGKYGTIDYDDLSKFTDAVLEKYPQIDKDRVGVTGGSYGGFMTNWIIGHTDRFKAAASQRSISNWISFFNTSDIGYLFGYDQCLDEPWNNYEKLWQHSPLKYANNVKTPTLFIHSEEDYRCWLAEGMQMYTAVKYHGVDTRMCIFRGENHELSRSGKPKHRIKRLQEITDWFDEYLK, encoded by the coding sequence ATGACAAATATTAAATTAGATGATTTAGTAAAATACAAGTTTTTATCTAAGGTTAAATTTTCTCCAAATGGAGAATATGCATGTTTTGTAGTTCATGACAGCAATTTAGAAAACAATAACTACCAATCATATTTATGGCTATATAAAATTAAGGACAAAAAGTATTATCAATTGACTACATTTGGTAAAGAATCAGACTTTATTTGGTCTTTTGATAGCAACCAAATAATATTTTCTAGTTTAAGAGATAAAGATGATGAAAAAAAACAAGAAGAAGGAGAAAATTTCACTCAGTTCTATACAATAAATATACATGGTGGAGAAGCTAAAAAAGCATTTAGTATACCTAAAAATGTAGATGAAATAGCTTTAATAGATGAAGAATCTTATATATTTTCTTCTTCAATGAACGTAAACCAAAAAGAGTTATATCATCTTGATGAAGAAAGTAAGAAAAAAGAATTGAAACAAAGAAAAGAAGACAAGGATTATGAAATATTAGATGAAATACCGTATTGGGGTAACGGTTTAGGTTATACAAATAAAATCAGAACAGGATTATATTTGTATAATGTAAACACTAAAAGAATTCAGCAGTTATCAGATAAATATATGAATGTAGAATATTTTGAATTAAATAAAGATAAAGATAAAGTTATTTTTATAGCAGAAGAATTTAAAGATAAAATGAGATTTATAAACAAAATATATTTGTACGATATAAATAGTTCAAAATTAGAAGAAATACCAGCACATGATGATTTTAGTTATAATTATGTAGGATTTTTCAATAAAAATGAATTAATATGTAATGGTTCTGATATGAAAGCATATGGCTTAAATGAGAACGGTAAATTTTATTTAATAGATATTAATACTAATAAAGCAGATTGTATAACACCTGATTTTGATTATAGCTTATGGAATTCAGTTAATTCAGATTGCCGTTTTGGAAATAGTGTTGAGTTAAAGGTTATTAATGAAGAATTATACTTTATCGTCACAAAACGAGATAGCTCATATTTAAATAAGCTTGATAGAAATGGAAATATAACTACATTAACTAAACTTAACGGAAGTATAGATAATTATGATGTATATAACGACAAAATACTATTTATTGGATTGAGAGGTTTGAAGCTACAAGAGTTATATGAATTAAATGGCGATGATGAAAAGCCAATTACGAACTTTAATGGATGGGTTCAATCAGAAAAAACAGTAGCATCAATAGAAAAATTAGTTGTAGAAACAGATGAAGGTGTATTAATAGATGGTTGGGTTATGAAGCCGGTTGATTTCAAAGTTGACAAAAAATATCCCGCTATATTAGATATACATGGTGGTCCCAAAACAGCTTATGGAGAAGTATTTGTACATGAAATGCAGTACTGGGCTAATAGTGGATATTTTGTATTCTTCTGCAATCCTAGAGGCAGTGATGGTAGAGGTAATGAGTTTGCCGATATAAGAGGAAAATATGGTACTATAGATTATGATGATTTAAGTAAATTTACTGATGCAGTTTTAGAAAAATATCCTCAGATTGACAAGGATAGAGTTGGTGTGACAGGTGGGTCTTATGGTGGTTTTATGACTAATTGGATTATTGGACATACAGATAGATTTAAAGCTGCTGCTTCACAAAGAAGTATTTCGAATTGGATATCATTCTTTAACACAAGTGATATTGGATATTTGTTTGGATATGATCAATGCTTAGATGAACCTTGGAACAATTACGAAAAACTATGGCAGCATTCTCCACTTAAATATGCTAATAATGTAAAAACTCCTACATTATTTATACATTCAGAGGAGGACTATAGATGTTGGTTAGCAGAAGGTATGCAAATGTATACTGCAGTAAAATATCACGGTGTTGATACTCGTATGTGTATTTTTAGAGGAGAAAACCATGAGCTTAGTAGAAGTGGAAAACCTAAGCATAGAATTAAGAGATTACAAGAAATAACAGATTGGTTTGATGAATATTTGAAATGA
- the fbaA gene encoding class II fructose-bisphosphate aldolase has protein sequence MPVVNYQQYCDMLDNARKNKFAYVAANVTSLTTANAVLKAFAEMKTDGIIQVSTGGAQFASGLGKEDMALGAISLAQHIHLLAEKYDIYVALHTDHCPKNKLDDFLIPLLEETEKRRAKGLPNLFNSHMFDGGELPLDENLKLSKELLERCAKNEIILEIEAGVVGGEEDGVNNEDAPAEKLYTTPEDMLSVARELSSVPDSRFLLAATFGNVHGVYKPGNVKLKPSILKDGQEAIVSEFGEGSQLDLVFHGGSGSTIEDIHETLEYGVIKMNVDTDLQYAFSRPIADHFFKNYDGILKVDSEVGNKKVYDPRSYLRKGEAGMKEHVKNVIRTLRSENTTLFNK, from the coding sequence ATGCCAGTAGTTAATTATCAACAATATTGCGATATGCTTGACAATGCTAGAAAAAATAAATTTGCTTACGTTGCAGCTAATGTAACATCTCTTACTACTGCAAATGCAGTATTAAAAGCTTTTGCAGAAATGAAAACAGATGGTATTATACAAGTATCAACAGGTGGTGCTCAGTTTGCATCTGGACTTGGAAAAGAAGATATGGCTTTAGGAGCAATAAGCTTGGCTCAACATATTCATCTATTAGCTGAGAAATATGACATTTATGTCGCATTACATACAGATCATTGTCCAAAAAACAAACTCGATGACTTTCTTATACCATTACTTGAAGAAACAGAAAAAAGAAGAGCTAAAGGTTTACCTAATTTATTTAACTCTCACATGTTTGATGGTGGAGAGTTACCATTAGATGAAAATCTTAAATTATCTAAAGAGTTACTAGAGCGTTGTGCTAAAAATGAAATAATATTAGAAATTGAAGCTGGTGTTGTTGGTGGCGAAGAAGATGGTGTTAATAATGAAGATGCTCCTGCTGAAAAACTGTATACAACTCCAGAAGACATGTTATCAGTTGCACGTGAATTAAGTTCAGTTCCAGATAGCAGATTCTTACTTGCAGCTACTTTTGGTAATGTTCACGGTGTTTATAAACCTGGAAATGTAAAATTAAAGCCAAGTATTCTAAAGGATGGCCAAGAGGCTATTGTATCTGAATTTGGTGAAGGTTCACAACTAGATTTAGTTTTCCACGGTGGTTCTGGATCAACAATTGAAGATATACATGAAACTCTTGAATATGGCGTTATAAAAATGAACGTTGATACTGATCTACAATACGCTTTCTCTAGACCTATTGCTGATCATTTCTTTAAAAACTATGATGGAATTTTAAAAGTTGATAGTGAAGTAGGCAATAAGAAAGTATACGATCCAAGAAGCTATTTAAGAAAAGGTGAAGCTGGAATGAAAGAACATGTTAAAAATGTGATTAGAACTTTACGTAGCGAAAATACGACTTTATTCAATAAATAA